The Kwoniella dejecticola CBS 10117 chromosome 2, complete sequence genome segment GCTTCACCTGTAAATTCCGTTACCACAGCAATCttggcatgatcagcatctaCGAGCCGTCAACAGTGGACCTAGCCAGCCATATGTGACCAATGGTCTGAACATTTAGGGTTTTGGCTTTATCCTATGGGAAGGTCTGAAGACAGCGAGACAGCGTCAGGGAAACAAGTTAGGCTCACGAATTGCCCACAACCGAGACCTTCACCCAAGCCTAACGCTCAAATCACCGTGCACGCCACCGTGTCCAGATTGGAAGTCCTGCCTGTTTGCATGTGGACCCGAGGCACACTGAGTTCAAATCATCAAGACGAGAACGTCCTCGCTCCCCTTTTGTCGCACGAGCGAGAAGGCGTATATGACCCTCATCTACTAACTATCTCGTCTGGACGATCAGTTGATATCTTCGGATTACACAATTTCGGCTCAAGGCTGACGGGTGCCTGCACCGAATTGATGGTGCGAGATGGTGCAATGCAACTCTGCTTAATTAGAAACGCCCGACAATTATGCCTGAGTGAAGCTTATATGATCGCTGCTCGTTGTCAGTTCGCCGGACAGCTCGCCGCTTGTAACCGCGGCTCAcggcagaggaagacaaaAATCAAGACATTTGTAGTCGATAAAGGCAGATGATACACCCTCGGCAACGTCATCAAGCACGTCAGTATTTCTCATCTGGACTGCAAAACAGAAGGCAAGGGGCTGAATACTTGGCCTTGGGTGAGCATGAGAGGTTGACCCTTGGCGTCTGCCTATATTGACCCCGAAGTGGCGTGGCGGTGATACCCGATAAGATTCGACTGATAGCGTGATTGACCGTGATTGATTTCTGCGAGCTCTGTGCTTTCACCTTCGTATGAGGTTCTACCGCCGTATCTTCGGTGAGTTGGAAACGCAATACCTTGTTGAATAAGGTGTGATGCCGACAGTAGATAAATGATTAAAGTTGCGCTAACCCCCTTGTCCCATAAATCATCCGTCAGGTTTTCCCAAATCATGGGTACAACGGGAAGTAGGCCTAACACTGTGTCCCCTATTATCTCGGAACGCTCATTGTCGGATTCCTATCTCTTGCGACAAGACGCTTGTCCCTGTTCACAAATATGCTTCTTTACGCTCTGCCTGTCCGCCTAACAGTACCCTCCGCCAAGAGCTTCGAGATTCATTGGCACGAAATGGCGACAGCGAAAAGATCACGGAATCTAGCGTGATTGACGGATAATGATCAGCGTGCATCTACTCGGACCAATCCAATTGCATTCTTAGCATTGCTGACCGCCCTGGATCTTACTAGTCTGAGGTTTGCGGGCCATAATGGGTCCATTGGGAAGTATTTAAAGgtgacatgtcagcttttccgacttcctccttccaGAATTCCCCGTTCGACTCCTTCCAACTCTTCCTCGATAAGGTCGTTTCAGGGTTACATCATGCCTGCCAAAGTGGAAGACCCAGACGATGAGATCGTAGTTACTCGGCCGCCCTCTtcgaaagaggatgagatctCTTCGCCGGAAAGCGATGGTAAAGACGAAAAGTTCGGCTCTTCTCCTGAGCTTTACCCTCAAGACAAGACGTTAGCGtacgaagctgaaggattCGTACCTCAGGCTACCTTCGACGATTTCGCTGAGCGGGATGCCGATGGAACGGAGAAGTACGACTGGGAGTCGGACGAGTTCAGAAACATCCCGGAGATTGTCAGGCAGACAGTCagtttcgaagatgatccaAATCTACCAGTGATCACTTTCAGAGCTCTACTTCTGGCGTCAATCTTTTGCGTGATCGGAAGTGTCGTGTCACAGATCTCCTAGTGAGTACGCGTCAGTATCATCCAGAAGACCAGGGTGCTGATATGATTTCATGGCAGTTTCCGTACGACTACCGCGCCGTTCcctgtcttcttcgtcatcctcgcttCTCATCCTTTGGGTAAATTCCTCGCGCGAGTGCTGCCAGATTGGCGGGTGCCCCTCGGACgattttctttctccctcaaccCCGGTCCATTCAACGTGAAAGAACACGTAATCATTGGTATCGCTGCCAACGCTggaagtcaaggtcaatggGCAAGTGAGTAACGACATATGAATAAAGTAGAACGAACTAACCACGTCTCATCCACACAGCCTTCATCCCCACCAATGCTGCTTTGTACTACAATATTACACTGGAGCCTGCAATCGCGCTGTTCTTCGGTTGGGGAGCATCTCTACTAGGTTTCTCCTTCGCCGCCATGGTCCGACCTATACTCGTGGACGATCCTCAATTCCTTTTCCCTCTATCGCTTCAACAAGTGGCAGTGTACCGATCTATCCAAGGTACAACGGAGTTGCACTTATCTAAATCTCGAAAGCAGATGAAGGTATTTGGGTGGATTTTCCTTGGCGTGTTCCTCTGGCAATTCCTTCCGGCATACATGTTCCCCTTCGTCGCGTCCTTGGCCCCGCTTTGTTGGTTCGCCTCGCGAAACCACAACGTCAATTTCCTCGGCGCTGGGCGGGGTGGTGCTGGACTCTTGAACATTACTCTAGATTGGTCAAACATCACTTCTACTGTTATAACCTATCCATACAGTGTCCAGGTCATTGTGTTTGCCTCCTTCGTACTTACTGTAAGCATTTGACCCACAACGTCCTCATCGGCAAGACCGAGGCTGACCAGCACCTTCACGTAGACCTGGATCTTGATCCCCGTGGCATACTTCGGTAACTTGTGGGGCTCGCCAACGTACAACATCATGTCCAATGGTGTCTTCCAGAAGAACGGTTCGGCGTATCCATTCAACTCTTTGCTTCAAACGGATGCTTCCGGATTGCAAGTGTTCAACCAGACGAAGTATGACGAGGTCGGTCTCGCTTATTCTGGCGGCCAATTCTTGTGGGGCATCTTCATGTGGTATGCCTCATACATCTCTTCATTCGTTTGGTGCGGCCTGTTCTTGGCGCCCAACATCGCTCACTGCTGGAGATCATGGAGAAACAAGAAACATGCCCATAACGATCGTCTGAGTAACTTGATCCACAAATACCCCGGGTTGAAGTGGTGGTGCGTTTCCCCATTTCTGCGCCGAGCTCGTCCGCATGCTGATAAGGGGTTGATAGGGAATGGGTGATTTTGACTATTGTGCCCTTCTTCATGCTGTTGGGTGTACTCTTAACCAAGAAACTGTATATGCCCATCTGGACTTACTTTGTCGCCCTTGGTTTCGGTGCCGCAGCGATGTTGCCCATGAGTCTGATTTATGCCGTATCGGGATATCCCATGAAAGTCGGTATCTTCAATGAGTTGATCTATGGGTGTAAGTCTTGTCAAATATCCTTTAGTCGAGTCACCCAACGTATGCTGAACCGCCTTGAATAGATATGATTGAGGCTAAGGGCTCCTCGCGACACCCGCTCGGTCAACTTGCATACCGGGTCATTTCAGGAAATGTATGGTACGATGCCAGAACGGTACTTGAAGATCAGAAAATCGGCCATTATTTCCACCTCCCACCCAGGATGGTCATCGGTATTCAAATCATCGCCAATATGATTGCCCTTCCGGTCAATTACGGTGTCATGCGATGGGTCATTGCGTCCAAGTTCGAATACGTCAGCGGTCAAAAGGCAGATCCCGGAGGCCAATGGACCGGTCAGACATTCAAGTCGTACAACACTGAAGGTATTCAGTATTCCCTCGTCGGACCCAAACGTCTCTTCGAGTCTACCGTTTACAAACCGGTTACATATGGGTTTGTGTGAGTGTGTCTTGCGTGCCCCGGACCAACTGCAAAGGCTGAGTATTAGGACGTGCGTGTAGTGCTGGAGCTGTCGCACCGGTCTTGATATACCTCTTGCACCGCAAATTCCCTAAAGCCAAATTCAACCTCTGGAATaccaccatcttcttctccggtTGTGCCACTTTCCACGGTAATTTGAGTACCGGACCTTTCACGACCTTCCTCGTCGGGACTTTCTGGAATTTCTACTTGTTCAGATACAGAAGGAAGTTCTGGAACATGTACGCTTATATCAGTGGTGCCGCCGGTAAGTCATCTACACCCCTTTGATCGAGATCCTGTTCGCTGACTACTCAGATAACATAGCCGATACTGGATTTAACTTCAATCtgttgttcatcttcatcttccttggaACCACCGGTGCCGTTTTCCCACACTGGTGGGGAAATAACAAGGACTCCATCGAAAGATGTTTCGCCCTCAAGAAGGCTGCAGCCAAATAGACTGCCCTGTTGTATGTGGTAATCGGCGAAGGGAGGCAAGGCGGGACACGAGAGTTGTAGCAACGACTGAGACGCGTGGGTGTAGACGAGGCGATTGAGCTGGGCAGGCGAGGGATGGGCACTTTGTAGACAGGCGCTACCTGTGCATGCCATGCGATGTATGGTGATGCTGACCAGCTAGGCATCTGCTTTTCGTTGCGTG includes the following:
- a CDS encoding OPT family small oligopeptide transporter; amino-acid sequence: MPAKVEDPDDEIVVTRPPSSKEDEISSPESDGKDEKFGSSPELYPQDKTLAYEAEGFVPQATFDDFAERDADGTEKYDWESDEFRNIPEIVRQTVSFEDDPNLPVITFRALLLASIFCVIGSVVSQISYFRTTTAPFPVFFVILASHPLGKFLARVLPDWRVPLGRFSFSLNPGPFNVKEHVIIGIAANAGSQGQWATFIPTNAALYYNITLEPAIALFFGWGASLLGFSFAAMVRPILVDDPQFLFPLSLQQVAVYRSIQGTTELHLSKSRKQMKVFGWIFLGVFLWQFLPAYMFPFVASLAPLCWFASRNHNVNFLGAGRGGAGLLNITLDWSNITSTVITYPYSVQVIVFASFVLTTWILIPVAYFGNLWGSPTYNIMSNGVFQKNGSAYPFNSLLQTDASGLQVFNQTKYDEVGLAYSGGQFLWGIFMWYASYISSFVWCGLFLAPNIAHCWRSWRNKKHAHNDRLSNLIHKYPGLKWWEWVILTIVPFFMLLGVLLTKKLYMPIWTYFVALGFGAAAMLPMSLIYAVSGYPMKVGIFNELIYGYMIEAKGSSRHPLGQLAYRVISGNVWYDARTVLEDQKIGHYFHLPPRMVIGIQIIANMIALPVNYGVMRWVIASKFEYVSGQKADPGGQWTGQTFKSYNTEGIQYSLVGPKRLFESTVYKPVTYGFVAGAVAPVLIYLLHRKFPKAKFNLWNTTIFFSGCATFHGNLSTGPFTTFLVGTFWNFYLFRYRRKFWNMYAYISGAAADTGFNFNLLFIFIFLGTTGAVFPHWWGNNKDSIERCFALKKAAAK